In Streptomyces sclerotialus, one genomic interval encodes:
- a CDS encoding CocE/NonD family hydrolase — translation MAVKVPRPRGRRLVALVAVLGVLLGGGSWAAVAASDDAAPAVHREDHVLTLPEKPGSKSTVRIDTSYFTSTAVRGRRPAVLVGHGFGASKAAAKGQAQQLARDGYAVLTWSARGFGHSTGKIGLNDPEGEVADVSGLIDWLAKRPDVQLDKPGDPRVGMTGASYGGAVALLTAGHDRRVDAIAPQITYWNLADALFPDGVFKKLWAGYFFTTGSAPVTTSVPNPARGVACNRFEAQLCEMYERVAVSGRPDAAARKMLERRSPQAVADRIKVPTLIAQGQSDSLFPLDQSDEMARALKKNGAPVAVDWIEGGHDGGDREEARVLARTEAWFARYLKGERGTDTGPAFRISRTGGMDTADGTSRLRGASGDSYPGLRGDPRSVPLAGREQVLANPAGGDPPAISSVPGIGAALGGLSALGNGPSLDFPGQYARFESAPLKSPVRVTGSPTAKLRVTSDHDEAVLFAKVYDVGPDGRSQLLPHQLVTPLRVTDAKDGRTVSVRLPAIDHEFAAGHQMRLVVSATDMAYASPAEPAVHKVALAGKNALSVPTAPGVHTAATSLPWWVWGLPLAALLVAALLLLTGRRRTTPPAPDHGLADVPLRITGLTKKYAGAVDRYAVRDLSFGVERGQVLGLLGPNGAGKTTTLRMLMGLITPDEGEIRVFGHAVRPGAPVLSRVGAFVEGAGFLPHLTGRENLDLYWRATGRPAEDAHIDEALEIAGLGEALQRAVRTYSQGMRQRLAIAQAMLGLPDLLILDEPTNGLDPPQIREMRDVMTRYAAAGRTVIVSSHLLAEVEQTCTHLVVMDRGRLVQAGPVAEIVGTGDTLLVGTAGPVPDGVVEKVAALPFVASAAGGDDGLLVRLDGTAGTPELLAELLRLDVPVERVGPHRRLEDAFLTLIGGDR, via the coding sequence ATGGCTGTAAAGGTTCCCCGGCCGCGCGGCCGGCGACTGGTCGCGCTCGTGGCCGTGCTGGGCGTCCTGCTCGGCGGCGGCTCATGGGCGGCCGTCGCCGCGTCCGACGACGCGGCCCCCGCGGTGCACCGCGAGGACCACGTCCTGACGCTGCCCGAGAAGCCCGGCAGCAAGTCCACCGTCCGGATCGACACGTCCTACTTCACCAGTACGGCGGTGCGGGGCCGTCGCCCCGCCGTGCTGGTCGGCCACGGCTTCGGCGCGAGCAAGGCCGCGGCCAAGGGCCAGGCGCAGCAGCTCGCGCGGGACGGGTACGCCGTCCTCACCTGGTCGGCGCGCGGCTTCGGACACTCCACCGGCAAGATCGGGCTGAACGACCCGGAGGGTGAGGTCGCCGACGTCAGCGGGCTCATCGACTGGCTGGCGAAACGTCCCGACGTGCAGCTGGACAAGCCCGGCGACCCACGCGTCGGGATGACCGGCGCCTCGTACGGCGGCGCCGTCGCGTTGCTCACGGCAGGCCACGACCGCCGCGTGGACGCCATCGCCCCGCAGATCACGTACTGGAACCTCGCCGACGCGCTCTTCCCCGACGGCGTGTTCAAGAAGCTGTGGGCCGGTTACTTCTTCACCACCGGCTCGGCCCCCGTCACCACCTCCGTGCCCAACCCCGCGCGCGGCGTCGCCTGCAACCGCTTCGAGGCGCAGCTGTGCGAGATGTACGAGCGGGTGGCGGTCTCCGGCCGCCCGGACGCCGCGGCCCGGAAGATGCTGGAGCGGCGCAGCCCGCAGGCCGTCGCGGACCGCATCAAGGTCCCCACCCTGATCGCCCAGGGCCAGTCCGACTCGCTGTTCCCGCTCGACCAGTCCGACGAGATGGCCAGGGCGCTGAAGAAGAACGGCGCGCCGGTCGCGGTGGACTGGATCGAGGGCGGCCACGACGGCGGCGACCGCGAGGAGGCCCGCGTCCTGGCCCGTACGGAAGCGTGGTTCGCGCGCTACCTGAAGGGTGAGCGCGGCACCGACACCGGACCGGCGTTCCGGATCAGCCGTACCGGGGGCATGGACACCGCCGACGGCACCTCGCGGCTGCGCGGCGCGAGCGGCGACAGCTACCCGGGCCTGCGCGGCGACCCGCGGTCCGTGCCGCTGGCCGGCCGCGAGCAGGTGCTCGCCAATCCCGCGGGCGGCGACCCGCCCGCCATCTCCTCCGTCCCCGGCATCGGCGCCGCGCTGGGCGGCCTGAGCGCGCTGGGCAACGGCCCGTCGCTGGACTTCCCCGGCCAGTACGCCCGGTTCGAGTCCGCGCCGCTGAAGAGCCCGGTGCGGGTCACCGGCTCGCCGACGGCGAAGCTGCGGGTGACCAGCGACCACGACGAGGCCGTGCTGTTCGCCAAGGTCTACGACGTCGGGCCGGACGGGCGCAGCCAGCTGCTGCCGCACCAGCTCGTCACGCCGCTGCGGGTGACGGACGCGAAGGACGGCCGTACGGTCTCCGTCCGGCTCCCGGCCATCGACCACGAGTTCGCGGCCGGGCACCAGATGCGGCTGGTGGTCTCCGCCACCGACATGGCGTACGCGTCGCCCGCCGAGCCCGCCGTCCACAAGGTCGCGCTCGCCGGGAAGAACGCGCTGAGCGTGCCGACCGCGCCCGGCGTGCACACCGCGGCCACCTCGCTGCCCTGGTGGGTGTGGGGCCTGCCGCTCGCGGCCCTACTGGTCGCAGCCCTGCTGCTGCTGACCGGGCGGCGCCGCACGACGCCGCCCGCGCCCGACCACGGCCTGGCGGACGTGCCGCTGCGGATCACCGGCCTGACGAAGAAGTACGCGGGCGCCGTGGACCGGTACGCCGTACGGGACCTGTCCTTCGGCGTCGAGCGCGGCCAGGTGCTCGGACTGCTCGGGCCGAACGGCGCGGGCAAGACCACCACGCTGCGGATGCTGATGGGACTGATCACGCCGGACGAGGGCGAGATCCGGGTCTTCGGCCACGCGGTACGGCCGGGCGCCCCGGTGCTCTCCCGGGTGGGCGCGTTCGTCGAGGGCGCGGGCTTCCTGCCGCATCTGACGGGCCGGGAGAATTTGGACCTGTACTGGCGGGCCACCGGCCGCCCCGCCGAGGACGCGCACATCGACGAGGCGCTGGAGATCGCGGGCCTCGGGGAGGCGCTGCAGCGCGCCGTCCGTACCTACTCCCAGGGCATGCGGCAGCGGCTGGCCATCGCACAGGCCATGCTCGGCCTGCCGGACCTGCTCATCCTGGACGAGCCCACCAACGGTCTGGACCCGCCGCAGATCCGCGAGATGCGGGACGTGATGACCCGTTACGCGGCCGCGGGGCGGACCGTGATCGTCTCCAGCCATCTGCTGGCCGAGGTCGAGCAGACCTGTACGCATCTGGTCGTCATGGACCGCGGCCGGCTGGTGCAGGCCGGGCCGGTCGCCGAGATCGTCGGGACCGGCGACACGCTGCTGGTCGGCACGGCCGGACCGGTACCGGACGGGGTGGTGGAGAAGGTGGCCGCGCTGCCGTTCGTCGCCTCGGCCGCGGGCGGTGACGACGGGCTGCTCGTCCGCCTCGACGGCACCGCCGGCACCCCGGAGCTGCTCGCCGAGCTCCTCCGGCTGGACGTGCCGGTGGAGCGCGTCGGGCCGCACCGCCGCCTGGAGGACGCCTTCCTCACCCTGATCGGAGGGGACCGATGA
- a CDS encoding styrene monooxygenase/indole monooxygenase family protein, whose translation MRSIAIVGAGQAGLQLAHGLLAEGYDVTVVADRTPEQIRSGRVMSTQLMFGPALGLERAAGLNAWDGKAPGITALQATVWDPPGTVALRFTGRLDEEAQSVDQRVKMADWLDLYEARGGRVEYGAADVRRLAALAGSHDLTLVAAGRGDLARLFPRDGARSPYDRPQRTLACIYLHGVGHPPEYPAPYARSHLAPGTGEVFVIPALTTGGLCDIVFFEGVPGGPFDCWQDRPGPAGCLTRTLDLLRRYAPVEYELCRNAEPTDARCTLYGAVTPTVRRPVAEVATGRHVLGMADTVVVNDPVTGQGSNNAARCAARYLRAIRERGSAPFDRAWMEWTFETFWDHAQYATEFTNAMLQPPPEHVQRLLAAAARCPAVAHRFINGYADPADFRHWLTDPEAAAAYLAEIRAP comes from the coding sequence ATGCGATCCATCGCGATCGTCGGAGCCGGGCAGGCAGGGCTGCAGCTCGCGCACGGTCTGCTCGCCGAGGGGTACGACGTGACCGTCGTCGCGGACCGCACGCCGGAGCAGATCCGCTCCGGCCGGGTGATGTCGACACAGCTCATGTTCGGTCCGGCACTGGGCCTCGAACGGGCGGCGGGACTGAACGCCTGGGACGGCAAGGCCCCCGGCATCACGGCGCTGCAGGCCACCGTCTGGGACCCGCCGGGCACGGTCGCGCTGCGGTTCACCGGACGCCTGGACGAGGAGGCCCAGTCCGTCGACCAGCGGGTGAAGATGGCCGACTGGCTCGACCTGTACGAGGCACGCGGCGGACGGGTGGAGTACGGCGCGGCCGACGTCCGGCGGCTGGCCGCGCTGGCCGGCTCGCACGACCTGACCCTGGTGGCCGCGGGCCGCGGCGACCTCGCCCGGCTCTTCCCGCGGGACGGCGCGCGCTCCCCGTACGACCGGCCGCAGCGCACCCTGGCCTGCATCTACCTGCACGGCGTCGGGCACCCGCCGGAGTACCCCGCGCCGTACGCCCGCTCCCACCTCGCGCCCGGCACCGGTGAGGTGTTCGTGATCCCCGCGCTCACCACGGGCGGCCTGTGCGACATCGTGTTCTTCGAGGGGGTGCCGGGCGGCCCCTTCGACTGCTGGCAGGACCGCCCCGGCCCGGCCGGCTGCCTCACGCGCACGCTGGACCTGCTGCGGCGGTACGCGCCGGTGGAGTACGAGCTGTGCCGGAACGCCGAGCCGACCGACGCGCGCTGCACGCTCTACGGCGCGGTCACGCCGACGGTGCGGCGCCCGGTCGCCGAGGTGGCGACGGGCCGCCACGTCCTGGGGATGGCGGACACGGTCGTCGTCAACGACCCGGTCACCGGACAGGGTTCGAACAACGCGGCCCGCTGCGCCGCCCGTTACCTCCGCGCGATCAGGGAGCGCGGCAGCGCGCCCTTCGACCGGGCCTGGATGGAGTGGACCTTCGAGACCTTCTGGGACCACGCGCAGTACGCGACGGAGTTCACCAACGCCATGCTCCAGCCGCCCCCGGAGCATGTGCAGCGGCTGCTGGCGGCCGCCGCCCGCTGCCCGGCCGTCGCGCACCGCTTCATCAACGGCTACGCCGACCCCGCCGACTTCCGCCACTGGCTCACCGACCCGGAGGCGGCGGCCGCCTACCTGGCGGAGATCCGGGCACCGTGA
- a CDS encoding CoA-acylating methylmalonate-semialdehyde dehydrogenase: protein MKTLSHWIGGKPVEGTSGNFGPVYNPATGAQEKQVPFASVDEVDTAVAAAKEAFRTWGTSSLAKRTAVLFKYRELVDAHREEIARLITAEHGKVHSDALGEVARGLEIVELACGISEKLKGELSTQVSTRVDVSSIRQSLGVVAGITPFNFPAMVPMWMFPLAIACGNTFVLKPSEKVPSAAFKLAELAAEAGLPDGVLNVVNGDKTAVDRILEHPDIAAVSFVGSTPIAKYIHTTGTANGKRVQALGGAKNHMLVLPDADLDLAADSAINAAYGSAGERCMAISVVVAVGDTADPLIEKVKERAAALRIGPGDDPASEMGPLITKVHRDKVASYVTGAAAQGATVALDGTGFTVEGHEDGHWIGVSLLDHVTPEMDCYRDEIFGPVLSVVRVETYDEAIALMNNSPWGNGTAIFTRDGGAARRFQLEVEAGMVGVNVPIPVPVGYHSFGGWKDSLFGDHHIYGNDGVHFYTRGKVVTTRWPDPSDGGINLGFPSNS, encoded by the coding sequence ATGAAGACCCTCAGCCACTGGATCGGCGGCAAGCCCGTCGAGGGCACCTCCGGCAACTTCGGTCCGGTCTACAACCCCGCCACCGGCGCTCAGGAGAAGCAGGTCCCGTTCGCCTCCGTCGACGAGGTCGACACCGCGGTCGCCGCGGCCAAGGAGGCCTTCCGGACCTGGGGCACCAGCTCGCTCGCCAAGCGCACCGCGGTCCTCTTCAAGTACCGCGAGCTGGTCGACGCGCACCGCGAGGAGATCGCGCGGCTGATCACCGCCGAGCACGGCAAGGTGCACTCCGACGCCCTCGGCGAGGTGGCCCGCGGCCTGGAGATCGTCGAGCTGGCCTGCGGCATCTCCGAGAAGCTCAAGGGCGAGCTGTCCACCCAGGTCTCCACCCGCGTGGACGTCTCCTCCATCCGCCAGTCGCTGGGCGTGGTCGCCGGCATCACGCCGTTCAACTTCCCCGCGATGGTGCCGATGTGGATGTTCCCCCTCGCCATCGCCTGCGGCAACACCTTCGTCCTCAAGCCCAGCGAGAAGGTGCCCTCGGCCGCGTTCAAGCTGGCCGAGCTGGCCGCCGAGGCGGGCCTGCCGGACGGCGTGCTGAACGTCGTCAACGGCGACAAGACCGCCGTGGACCGCATCCTGGAGCACCCGGACATCGCCGCGGTCTCCTTCGTCGGCTCCACCCCGATCGCCAAGTACATCCACACCACCGGCACCGCCAACGGCAAGCGTGTGCAGGCGCTGGGCGGCGCGAAGAACCACATGCTGGTGCTGCCGGACGCCGACCTGGACCTGGCGGCCGACTCCGCGATCAACGCGGCGTACGGCTCGGCGGGCGAGCGCTGCATGGCGATCTCCGTCGTGGTCGCGGTCGGTGACACGGCCGACCCGCTGATCGAGAAGGTCAAGGAGCGGGCCGCCGCGCTGCGCATCGGCCCCGGTGACGACCCGGCCTCCGAGATGGGCCCGCTGATCACCAAGGTGCACCGCGACAAGGTCGCCTCGTACGTGACCGGTGCCGCGGCGCAGGGTGCGACCGTCGCGCTCGACGGCACCGGCTTCACGGTCGAGGGCCACGAGGACGGCCACTGGATCGGCGTCTCGCTGCTGGACCACGTCACGCCCGAGATGGACTGCTACCGCGACGAGATCTTCGGCCCGGTGCTCTCCGTCGTCCGCGTCGAGACGTACGACGAGGCCATCGCCCTGATGAACAACTCGCCGTGGGGCAACGGCACCGCCATCTTCACCCGGGACGGCGGTGCGGCCCGCCGCTTCCAGCTGGAGGTCGAGGCCGGCATGGTCGGCGTGAACGTGCCGATCCCGGTGCCGGTGGGCTACCACTCCTTCGGCGGCTGGAAGGACTCGCTCTTCGGCGACCACCACATCTACGGCAACGACGGCGTGCACTTCTACACCCGCGGCAAGGTCGTCACCACCCGCTGGCCGGACCCCTCCGACGGCGGCATCAACCTGGGCTTCCCCAGCAACAGCTGA
- the iolD gene encoding 3D-(3,5/4)-trihydroxycyclohexane-1,2-dione acylhydrolase (decyclizing) has product MTAPTTRRLTVAQALVEFLAHQYTERDGVRHRLISATWGIFGHGNVAGLGQALLESQGSMPYLQGRNEQAMVHAAVGYARQSDRLSAQAVTTSIGPGATNLVTGAALATVNRLPVLLLPGDTFATRPAEPVLQQLEVPYAGDVSVNDALRPVSRYFDRVARPEALIPAALQAMRVLADPVETGAVTLALPQDVQAEAFDWPEDFFADRVWHVTRPQPDAGQLAEAVHAIRSAERPLLVAGGGIHHSEAEDALRAFADATGIPVASTQAGKGSLRYDHPADVGGIGHTGTATADALAREADLIIGVGTRYTDFTTASATLFARPGVRFVNLNIASFDSHKLGALSLISDARAGLEALTRELGGHRVEAAYEEAYGAAKAEWERLVDTAYGTGAEDARPSQTQVLGLLDATVGDDDVVINAAGSLPGDLHKLWRARSRRQYHLEYGYSCMGYEIPAAIGVRMAAPDRPVWALVGDGTYLMMPTEIVTAVQEGVNINLVLLQNHGYASIGGLSEETGAERFGTAYRFRAKDGTYTGEPLPVDLAANAASLGMDVIRAGTVAEVRSALAAARASDRPTCVYVETETADTVPGAPPAQAWWDVPVAETATREAAQLAREEYDRQAAGRRRHL; this is encoded by the coding sequence ATGACCGCCCCGACGACGCGCCGCCTCACGGTCGCCCAGGCCCTGGTCGAGTTCCTCGCCCATCAGTACACCGAGCGGGACGGCGTACGGCACCGCCTCATCAGCGCCACCTGGGGGATCTTCGGGCACGGCAACGTCGCGGGCCTGGGCCAGGCGCTGCTGGAGTCCCAGGGCTCGATGCCCTATCTCCAGGGCCGTAACGAGCAGGCCATGGTGCACGCCGCCGTCGGGTACGCCCGCCAGTCCGACCGGCTCTCCGCGCAGGCCGTCACCACCTCCATCGGCCCCGGCGCCACCAACCTCGTCACCGGCGCGGCGCTGGCCACGGTCAACCGCCTCCCGGTCCTGCTGCTGCCCGGCGACACCTTCGCCACCCGCCCGGCCGAGCCCGTGCTCCAGCAGCTGGAGGTGCCGTACGCGGGCGACGTCTCCGTCAACGACGCGCTGCGCCCGGTGTCCCGCTACTTCGACCGGGTGGCGCGCCCCGAGGCGCTGATCCCGGCGGCCCTCCAGGCCATGCGGGTGCTCGCCGACCCCGTCGAGACCGGCGCGGTCACCCTGGCCCTCCCGCAGGACGTCCAGGCCGAGGCGTTCGACTGGCCCGAGGACTTCTTCGCCGACCGGGTCTGGCACGTCACCCGGCCGCAGCCCGACGCCGGGCAGCTCGCCGAGGCCGTGCACGCGATCCGCTCCGCCGAGCGGCCGCTGCTCGTCGCGGGCGGCGGCATCCACCACTCCGAGGCCGAGGACGCCTTGCGCGCGTTCGCCGACGCCACCGGCATCCCGGTCGCCTCCACCCAGGCCGGCAAGGGCTCGCTGCGGTACGACCACCCCGCCGACGTGGGCGGCATCGGCCACACCGGCACCGCGACCGCGGACGCCCTGGCCCGCGAGGCGGACCTGATCATAGGAGTCGGCACCCGCTACACCGACTTCACCACCGCCTCCGCGACCCTCTTCGCCCGCCCCGGCGTGCGCTTCGTGAACCTCAACATCGCTTCGTTCGACTCCCACAAGCTCGGCGCGCTCTCCCTGATCTCCGACGCCCGCGCGGGCCTGGAGGCGCTGACCCGGGAGCTCGGCGGACACCGGGTGGAGGCGGCGTACGAGGAGGCGTACGGCGCGGCCAAGGCCGAGTGGGAACGGCTGGTCGACACCGCGTACGGGACCGGTGCCGAGGACGCGCGGCCCAGCCAGACGCAGGTGCTCGGCCTGCTGGACGCGACCGTCGGCGATGACGACGTGGTCATCAACGCGGCCGGCTCACTCCCCGGTGACCTGCACAAACTGTGGCGCGCCCGGTCCCGCCGCCAGTACCACCTGGAGTACGGCTACTCCTGCATGGGGTACGAGATCCCGGCCGCGATCGGCGTCCGGATGGCCGCCCCGGACCGCCCGGTGTGGGCCCTGGTCGGCGACGGCACGTACCTGATGATGCCCACCGAGATCGTCACCGCGGTCCAGGAGGGCGTCAACATCAACCTCGTCCTCCTCCAGAACCACGGCTACGCCTCCATCGGCGGCCTCTCGGAGGAGACCGGCGCCGAGCGTTTCGGCACCGCCTACCGCTTCCGCGCCAAGGACGGCACGTACACCGGTGAGCCGCTGCCGGTGGACCTGGCGGCGAACGCCGCCTCGCTGGGCATGGACGTGATCCGCGCGGGGACCGTCGCCGAGGTGCGTTCCGCACTGGCCGCTGCGCGCGCCTCGGACCGCCCCACATGTGTCTATGTCGAGACCGAAACGGCTGACACTGTGCCGGGCGCGCCGCCGGCCCAGGCCTGGTGGGATGTTCCCGTTGCCGAGACCGCGACGCGCGAGGCGGCGCAGCTCGCCCGCGAGGAGTACGACCGCCAGGCGGCCGGACGCCGCCGCCATCTCTGA
- the iolB gene encoding 5-deoxy-glucuronate isomerase produces MNAESTFHRPAGTAADGPYALDIHPKNAGWGYSSLRVLELPPGGHHSFATGESEWIVLPLSGGCTVAVDSGEEFALTGRDSVFSGVTDFAYVPRDAHVGIASESGGRFALTGARCSQRLPARYGPASSVPVELRGTGNCSRQVNNFGAAGVFACDKLIAVEVITPGGNWSSYPPHKHDECRPGEESELEEIYYFEIASATDENGDAKPGLGYQRVTPSGHGRDTDVLAEVRSGDVVLIPDGWHGPSIAAPGHDMYYLNVMAGPGEKREWLICDHPDHGWIRGTWPEQPVDPRLPLYSAPAGEAR; encoded by the coding sequence ATGAACGCCGAATCCACCTTCCACCGCCCGGCGGGCACCGCCGCCGACGGCCCGTACGCCCTCGACATCCACCCCAAGAACGCGGGCTGGGGTTACTCCTCCCTCCGCGTGCTGGAGCTCCCGCCCGGCGGTCACCACTCCTTCGCGACCGGCGAGAGCGAGTGGATCGTGCTGCCGCTCTCCGGCGGCTGCACGGTGGCGGTCGACTCGGGCGAGGAGTTCGCGCTGACCGGCCGGGACAGCGTGTTCAGCGGTGTCACGGACTTCGCGTACGTCCCGCGCGACGCGCACGTGGGCATCGCCAGCGAGTCCGGCGGCCGCTTCGCGCTCACCGGCGCGCGCTGCTCGCAGCGCCTTCCCGCCCGGTATGGCCCCGCCTCGTCCGTCCCCGTCGAGCTGCGGGGCACGGGCAACTGCTCGCGCCAGGTCAACAACTTCGGCGCGGCAGGCGTCTTCGCATGCGACAAGCTCATCGCGGTCGAGGTGATCACGCCGGGCGGCAACTGGTCCTCGTATCCGCCGCACAAGCACGACGAGTGCCGCCCGGGCGAGGAGTCCGAGCTCGAAGAGATCTACTACTTCGAGATCGCGTCGGCGACGGACGAGAACGGCGATGCCAAGCCCGGCCTCGGCTACCAGCGCGTGACCCCCTCCGGCCACGGCCGGGACACCGACGTGCTCGCCGAGGTCCGCAGCGGTGACGTCGTCCTCATCCCCGACGGCTGGCACGGCCCGTCCATCGCCGCGCCCGGCCACGACATGTACTACCTCAACGTCATGGCGGGCCCCGGCGAGAAGCGCGAGTGGCTCATCTGCGACCACCCGGACCACGGCTGGATCCGGGGCACCTGGCCCGAGCAGCCCGTCGACCCCCGCCTCCCCCTCTACAGCGCACCCGCAGGAGAAGCCCGATGA
- a CDS encoding Cgl0159 family (beta/alpha)8-fold protein: protein MTTPLSDLARLRARHPEAVAEAAARRTRRPLIGDSGRLMIVAADHPARGALAVGDRKLAMADRFDLLERLSLALSRPGVDGVLATADILEDLLLMGALEGKVVMGSMNRGGIAGASFEMDDRFTGHRPQDIARLRFDCGKLLMRIDYSDAGSLDTMESTARAIDAMAERELPTFVEPFISRRIDGKVRNDLSAEAVTTSVAIASGLGGTSAYTWLKLPVTEDPEDMAQVCETSTLPTVLLGGDISAADQDTTYEKWRKALHLPTVQGLVAGRSLLYPVDGDVAGAVDTAVSLL, encoded by the coding sequence TTGACCACACCGCTCTCCGACCTCGCGCGGCTGCGGGCCCGGCACCCCGAAGCCGTCGCGGAAGCCGCTGCCCGCCGCACCCGCCGCCCCCTCATCGGCGACAGCGGCCGGCTGATGATCGTCGCCGCCGACCACCCCGCGCGCGGCGCCCTGGCCGTCGGGGACCGCAAGCTGGCCATGGCGGACCGCTTCGACCTGCTCGAACGCCTCTCGCTCGCGCTGTCCCGGCCCGGTGTCGACGGCGTCCTCGCCACCGCCGACATCCTGGAGGACCTGCTCCTCATGGGTGCGCTGGAGGGCAAGGTCGTGATGGGTTCGATGAACCGCGGCGGTATCGCCGGGGCCTCCTTCGAGATGGACGACCGGTTCACCGGCCACCGCCCGCAGGACATCGCCCGGCTCCGCTTCGACTGCGGGAAGCTGCTGATGCGCATCGACTACAGCGACGCCGGGTCCCTGGACACCATGGAGTCCACAGCGCGCGCCATCGACGCCATGGCCGAGCGGGAACTGCCCACCTTCGTCGAGCCGTTCATCTCGCGCCGGATCGACGGCAAGGTCAGGAACGACCTGAGCGCCGAGGCCGTGACCACGTCCGTCGCCATCGCCTCCGGGCTCGGCGGGACCTCCGCGTACACCTGGCTCAAACTGCCGGTCACCGAGGACCCCGAGGACATGGCGCAGGTCTGCGAGACCTCCACACTGCCGACCGTCCTGCTCGGCGGCGACATCTCGGCCGCCGACCAGGACACGACGTACGAGAAGTGGCGCAAGGCCCTGCACCTGCCGACCGTCCAGGGGCTGGTCGCCGGGCGCTCGCTGCTCTACCCCGTGGACGGGGACGTGGCGGGGGCTGTGGATACCGCCGTCAGCCTCCTGTAG
- the iolC gene encoding 5-dehydro-2-deoxygluconokinase: MTEPTDTGRFDLITMGRIGVDIYPLQTGVSLADVETFGKFLGGSATNVAVAAARQGRRTAVISRTGDDPFGAYLHKALREFGVDDRWVTPVAQYPTPVTFCEIFPPDDFPLYFYRRPKAPDLVIRPEELDQDAIRAARVFWITGTGLCEEPSRSATLAALEARGKSGTTVFDLDWRPMFWGGRGGASGDGGETGPQAMANARPYYEAALAHATVAVGNVDEAEVATGLRDPKACAQALLDMGVELAVIKQGPKGVLAVHRDGRTAEVPPTPVEVVNGLGAGDSFGGALVHGLLSGWELEPMMRYANAAGAIVAARLACSSAMPTTSEVEAFLAER, encoded by the coding sequence ATGACCGAGCCGACCGACACCGGCCGCTTTGACCTGATCACCATGGGCCGCATCGGGGTGGACATCTACCCGCTGCAGACCGGCGTCTCGCTGGCCGACGTGGAGACGTTCGGGAAGTTCCTGGGCGGCTCGGCCACCAACGTCGCGGTCGCCGCGGCGCGTCAGGGCCGCCGCACCGCCGTGATCAGCCGTACCGGTGACGACCCCTTCGGCGCGTACCTCCACAAGGCGCTGCGCGAGTTCGGCGTGGACGACCGCTGGGTGACCCCCGTCGCGCAGTACCCGACCCCGGTCACCTTCTGCGAGATCTTCCCGCCGGACGACTTCCCGCTGTACTTCTACCGCCGCCCCAAGGCCCCTGACCTGGTCATCCGCCCCGAAGAGCTGGACCAGGACGCGATCCGGGCCGCGCGGGTCTTCTGGATCACCGGCACCGGCCTGTGCGAGGAGCCCAGCCGCTCCGCGACGCTCGCCGCCCTGGAAGCGCGCGGCAAGTCCGGCACCACCGTCTTCGACCTGGACTGGCGGCCGATGTTCTGGGGCGGCCGGGGCGGCGCCTCCGGCGACGGCGGCGAGACCGGCCCGCAGGCCATGGCCAACGCCCGTCCGTACTACGAGGCGGCGCTGGCGCACGCCACCGTGGCGGTCGGCAACGTCGACGAGGCCGAGGTCGCCACCGGGCTGCGCGACCCCAAGGCCTGCGCCCAGGCGTTGCTGGACATGGGCGTCGAGCTGGCCGTCATCAAGCAGGGCCCCAAGGGCGTGCTCGCCGTGCACCGCGACGGCCGCACCGCCGAGGTACCGCCCACTCCGGTCGAGGTCGTCAACGGCCTCGGCGCGGGCGACTCCTTCGGCGGCGCCCTCGTGCACGGCCTGCTCTCCGGCTGGGAACTGGAGCCCATGATGCGCTACGCCAACGCCGCCGGGGCCATCGTCGCAGCGCGCCTGGCCTGCTCGTCGGCCATGCCCACCACCTCCGAGGTCGAAGCGTTCCTCGCGGAGCGCTGA